Proteins from one Candidatus Fusobacterium pullicola genomic window:
- a CDS encoding Gx transporter family protein yields MKSKQREVYLTAFVLVALYLSLAENFIPKPFPWMKIGLSNIAVLIALEKFDSKFTLELVILRIFIQGLMLGTLFTPGFIISFTAGVLTTIFMIGLYRFRKYLSLIAISSLSAFLHNLFQLIVVYFLMFRNVSLYSKSIMGFVWIFLIIGVGAGIITGFIGEKLNLRRSRIE; encoded by the coding sequence ATGAAGAGTAAGCAAAGAGAAGTATATTTAACAGCCTTTGTATTAGTAGCATTATATCTTTCTCTTGCAGAAAACTTTATTCCAAAGCCATTTCCTTGGATGAAGATAGGGCTATCAAATATAGCAGTTTTGATAGCCCTTGAAAAATTTGATTCTAAATTTACCCTTGAATTGGTAATACTTAGAATTTTTATTCAAGGACTTATGTTAGGAACACTATTTACTCCGGGATTTATAATAAGTTTTACTGCAGGAGTTTTAACAACTATATTTATGATTGGGCTATACAGATTTAGAAAATATCTTTCGTTGATAGCAATTAGTTCATTATCAGCTTTTCTACACAATCTATTTCAACTCATAGTAGTATATTTTCTTATGTTTAGAAATGTTTCTTTATATTCAAAATCTATTATGGGGTTTGTGTGGATTTTTTTAATTATTGGAGTAGGGGCAGGTATTATTACTGGATTTATAGGAGAAAAGTTAAATTTAAGAAGGAGCAGAATAGAATGA
- a CDS encoding phosphoglucosamine mutase, translating to MRKYFGTDGIRGEANRELTVDIALRLGYALGYYLRRENPNKKKIKVIMGCDTRISGYMLRSALLAGLTSMGVHVDFVGVISTPAVAYLTKEKKAAAGIMISASHNPAKDNGLKVFAGNGYKLPDEVELEIERLMDDPTILINPVAGDKVGKFKYAEDEYYSYRDHLLSAVNGDFSGMKIVVDTANGSAYRIAKDVFLALGAEVVLINDAPNGTNINVKCGSTHPEILTKVVIGYEADLGLAYDGDADRLIAVDRFGNIIDGDKIIATLAMGMKRRGELKGNKVVTTVMSNMGFENYLKENGIELLRANVGDRYVLEKMIEHDVAIGGEQSGHIILLQYATTGDGVLTSLKLVEALRDEKKYLDEMVGDIKDWPQKLVNVVVDNSKKNIWNQNKNITDFIAQKEQEMEGLGRVLVRTSGTEPLVRVMVEGKEMEMVERVVNEIAEVVKRELA from the coding sequence ATGAGAAAATACTTTGGAACGGATGGAATAAGAGGAGAAGCAAATAGAGAGTTAACTGTGGATATAGCACTTAGATTAGGGTATGCACTTGGATATTATTTGAGAAGAGAGAATCCTAACAAGAAAAAGATAAAGGTTATTATGGGGTGTGATACAAGAATATCTGGATATATGTTAAGATCAGCACTACTTGCAGGCTTAACTTCTATGGGAGTACATGTGGATTTTGTAGGAGTAATATCAACTCCAGCAGTAGCATATTTAACAAAGGAAAAGAAGGCAGCAGCTGGGATAATGATATCAGCTTCACACAATCCTGCAAAAGATAATGGATTAAAGGTTTTTGCAGGAAATGGGTATAAATTACCAGATGAAGTGGAATTAGAGATTGAAAGACTTATGGATGATCCAACTATACTTATAAATCCAGTGGCTGGAGATAAAGTTGGAAAATTTAAGTATGCAGAAGATGAATATTATTCATACAGAGATCATTTGTTATCAGCTGTAAATGGAGATTTTTCAGGAATGAAAATAGTTGTTGATACAGCTAATGGTTCAGCTTATAGAATAGCTAAAGATGTATTTTTAGCACTAGGAGCAGAGGTAGTTCTTATAAATGATGCTCCAAATGGAACAAATATAAATGTAAAATGTGGATCTACTCACCCAGAGATACTTACAAAAGTAGTTATAGGATATGAAGCAGATTTAGGACTTGCTTATGATGGAGATGCAGATAGACTTATTGCAGTAGATAGATTTGGAAATATAATAGATGGAGATAAAATAATAGCTACTCTTGCTATGGGAATGAAAAGAAGAGGGGAGCTAAAAGGAAATAAAGTTGTTACAACTGTAATGAGTAATATGGGATTTGAAAACTATTTAAAGGAGAATGGAATAGAGCTATTGAGAGCTAATGTAGGTGACAGATATGTACTTGAAAAAATGATTGAACATGATGTTGCTATTGGTGGAGAACAATCTGGGCACATTATATTACTACAATATGCAACAACTGGGGATGGAGTTCTAACATCATTAAAGCTAGTTGAAGCCTTAAGAGATGAGAAAAAATATTTAGATGAGATGGTTGGAGATATAAAAGATTGGCCACAAAAATTAGTGAATGTAGTTGTAGACAATAGTAAAAAAAATATCTGGAATCAAAATAAGAATATAACTGATTTTATAGCTCAAAAAGAGCAAGAGATGGAAGGGCTTGGAAGAGTACTTGTAAGAACATCTGGAACTGAACCATTAGTAAGAGTAATGGTAGAGGGGAAAGAGATGGAGATGGTAGAGAGAGTTGTAAATGAGATAGCTGAAGTTGTAAAAAGAGAATTAGCTTAA
- a CDS encoding class I SAM-dependent methyltransferase: MYKVFSKLYDKFMEFSDYGAWEKQVEELIKEGQPKGKTLLDIGCGTGELLLRMTKNYQCDGMDLSEEMLKIAQRKLKHREVKLFLGDMVEFNTGYKYDIMVSLFDTVNHMVSVEELESHLRSVANSLNDEGVYIFDIVDREFMDTMFPGGLFVDNRKDITCIWEHEIEDGIDYIDATYFLKNSRGSWDKLTESYSKKIFTDAEIEKCSEISGLKITKKVINDKIAGRRTVYLLKKK; encoded by the coding sequence ATGTATAAAGTTTTCTCAAAATTATATGATAAATTTATGGAGTTTTCAGACTATGGAGCTTGGGAGAAGCAGGTAGAGGAATTGATTAAAGAGGGGCAACCTAAAGGAAAAACTCTTTTAGATATTGGGTGTGGAACTGGAGAGTTACTTCTAAGAATGACTAAAAACTATCAGTGTGATGGAATGGATCTATCTGAAGAGATGTTAAAAATAGCTCAAAGAAAGTTAAAGCATAGAGAGGTTAAGTTATTTTTAGGGGATATGGTTGAATTTAATACTGGTTATAAATATGATATTATGGTGTCACTATTTGATACTGTAAATCATATGGTTTCAGTAGAGGAGCTAGAGAGTCACTTACGAAGTGTAGCAAACTCTTTGAACGATGAGGGAGTATATATATTTGATATTGTAGATAGAGAGTTCATGGATACAATGTTTCCAGGAGGTCTTTTTGTGGATAATAGAAAAGATATTACTTGTATATGGGAGCATGAGATAGAAGATGGAATTGATTATATAGATGCTACATATTTCCTAAAAAACTCTCGTGGAAGTTGGGATAAGCTTACAGAATCATATTCTAAAAAGATTTTTACAGATGCTGAGATAGAAAAATGTAGTGAAATTTCTGGATTAAAAATAACTAAAAAAGTGATAAATGACAAAATTGCTGGAAGAAGAACTGTGTATTTATTGAAGAAAAAATAA
- a CDS encoding AtpZ/AtpI family protein — MKYIAWITKDVLHAISLLGYLGFLMVGNILLYVGIYKLIEKYLFKSTLLFIVLIIIGVISGFYNSYRAIMKK, encoded by the coding sequence ATGAAATATATCGCTTGGATCACGAAAGATGTTCTACATGCAATATCTTTATTAGGATATTTAGGTTTCTTAATGGTAGGAAATATACTCTTATATGTAGGAATTTATAAGTTAATAGAGAAATACTTATTTAAGAGCACTCTCTTGTTTATAGTTTTGATTATAATAGGAGTTATTAGTGGTTTTTATAATTCTTATAGAGCAATAATGAAAAAATAA
- a CDS encoding ATP synthase subunit I produces the protein MEEIKKVFKHSIITAIAILTYGLVFQVKEIYIGMFSGAIVSLLAFYLICMDVKKIVASGDGSYKRGIIGYLQRYAIYIIYLGVIAKFFGLSMIISSGLGLLNVKGNILLIALSDKILKIRDKHLR, from the coding sequence GTGGAAGAGATAAAAAAGGTTTTTAAACATTCTATAATAACAGCGATAGCAATATTAACATATGGATTAGTATTTCAAGTTAAAGAGATATATATAGGAATGTTTAGCGGAGCTATTGTTTCATTATTGGCTTTCTACTTAATTTGTATGGATGTAAAAAAAATAGTTGCTAGCGGAGATGGATCGTATAAAAGAGGCATTATAGGTTACTTACAAAGATATGCAATATATATTATATACTTAGGAGTGATAGCGAAATTTTTTGGGCTATCAATGATTATAAGTTCGGGATTAGGGCTATTAAATGTAAAGGGAAATATTTTATTAATAGCTCTTTCTGATAAAATTTTGAAAATTAGGGATAAACACCTAAGATAA
- the atpB gene encoding F0F1 ATP synthase subunit A, which yields MKKLKTIIPIAIIVAIGVLIRRLSFINFETPPLVEGPRVVFLLPIPQFLHKLPGHETYGLPITITVVTTWFLILFMFILFKLGTRKMELIPGKLQLILECIYGFLDGIIEQMLGSWKKKYFSYIGPLFLFIFTANIIGFFPIPWYSINEGHITFAPAFKTPTADLNTTVGLALLTTIAFVSAGMRTHGVIGYFKEWLSPTPIMLPLNIVGEFAKPVNISVRLFGNGFAGGVIMGLLYMGAPAAIPAPLHLYFDLFAGLVQSFVFVMLSMVYIQGGLGDREYVEE from the coding sequence ATGAAAAAGTTGAAAACAATTATTCCTATAGCCATTATAGTAGCAATTGGAGTATTGATAAGAAGGCTGAGCTTTATAAATTTTGAAACACCCCCTTTGGTAGAAGGGCCAAGAGTAGTTTTTCTTTTACCAATACCACAATTTCTTCATAAGTTACCTGGTCATGAAACATATGGATTACCCATTACAATTACAGTAGTAACTACATGGTTTTTAATCCTATTTATGTTTATACTATTTAAACTAGGTACAAGAAAAATGGAGTTAATTCCTGGGAAGCTACAGTTAATACTAGAGTGTATATATGGATTTTTAGATGGAATAATAGAGCAAATGTTAGGTTCTTGGAAAAAGAAATATTTTTCATATATAGGACCATTATTTTTATTCATTTTTACAGCAAATATCATAGGATTTTTCCCAATACCTTGGTATTCAATAAATGAAGGACATATTACATTTGCCCCAGCATTTAAAACTCCAACAGCAGATTTAAATACAACTGTTGGATTAGCACTATTAACAACAATAGCTTTTGTTAGTGCAGGAATGAGAACACATGGAGTAATTGGATATTTTAAAGAGTGGTTATCACCAACTCCAATAATGTTACCATTAAACATAGTTGGAGAATTTGCAAAACCAGTAAACATTTCTGTCAGACTTTTCGGAAATGGATTTGCTGGAGGAGTAATAATGGGACTTCTATATATGGGAGCTCCAGCAGCAATACCTGCACCATTACATCTATATTTTGATCTATTTGCAGGATTGGTACAAAGTTTCGTTTTCGTAATGTTAAGTATGGTATATATTCAAGGTGGATTAGGAGACCGTGAATATGTCGAAGAATAA
- the atpE gene encoding ATP synthase F0 subunit C, translating to MEQMLLAKTIVLAASALAVGLAMIAGLGPGIGEGYAAGKAVEAVARQPEAKGNIISTMILGQAVAESTGIYALVVALILMYANPFIGILG from the coding sequence ATGGAACAAATGTTATTAGCAAAAACAATAGTATTAGCAGCATCAGCACTAGCAGTAGGATTAGCAATGATAGCTGGATTAGGACCAGGAATAGGAGAAGGATATGCAGCTGGTAAAGCAGTTGAGGCAGTAGCTAGACAACCAGAAGCAAAAGGAAACATCATCTCTACAATGATCTTAGGACAAGCAGTAGCAGAATCAACAGGTATCTATGCACTAGTTGTGGCATTAATATTAATGTATGCAAATCCTTTCATCGGAATATTAGGATAA
- the atpF gene encoding F0F1 ATP synthase subunit B, translating to MATTVMPVVSVDINMFWQIINFFILVFIFNKYFKKPIGKMLESRKEKITSDLREAEENKKAAMKLQKESEDIVRKAKIEANEILKNAEKKADERKESIITEAKSQRDKIIKTAEMEALKIKSDAKAMVQEEVKVLAVQLAEKLINEKINSKIESTLIDEFIEEVGEER from the coding sequence TTGGCGACAACAGTAATGCCAGTAGTATCAGTAGATATTAATATGTTCTGGCAGATAATAAACTTTTTTATACTTGTATTTATATTTAACAAGTATTTCAAAAAACCTATAGGTAAAATGTTAGAAAGTAGAAAAGAGAAAATAACTAGCGATTTAAGAGAAGCTGAAGAGAATAAAAAAGCAGCTATGAAACTTCAAAAGGAATCTGAAGATATAGTAAGAAAAGCTAAAATTGAAGCAAATGAAATCTTAAAAAATGCTGAGAAAAAAGCAGATGAAAGAAAAGAAAGTATTATCACTGAGGCTAAAAGCCAAAGAGATAAAATAATAAAAACTGCAGAAATGGAAGCTCTTAAAATAAAATCAGATGCTAAAGCTATGGTACAAGAGGAAGTTAAAGTTCTTGCTGTTCAATTAGCTGAGAAGTTAATCAATGAAAAGATAAATTCAAAAATCGAGTCTACCTTAATAGATGAGTTTATAGAAGAGGTAGGGGAAGAAAGATGA
- the atpH gene encoding ATP synthase F1 subunit delta translates to MIANQVGKRYAEAIYEIAVSTNKIKEIYGALNQLMELYENNNEFKTFITHPLIELDEKKKVLNEIFKNSGEDIVNIIYYILDKKRIENIRNITAEYLKIYYERNQILDVEATFAVEPSEAQKSKLIANLEKKTGKKVKLAINIDRAILGGGIIRIGDTVIDGSIRKELENIKKK, encoded by the coding sequence ATGATAGCTAACCAAGTAGGAAAAAGATATGCTGAAGCTATCTATGAAATCGCAGTTTCTACTAACAAAATAAAAGAGATATATGGAGCTTTAAATCAATTAATGGAGCTTTATGAAAATAATAATGAATTTAAAACTTTTATAACTCATCCACTTATTGAGTTAGATGAGAAAAAAAAGGTTTTAAATGAGATATTTAAAAATTCTGGAGAGGATATTGTTAATATTATATACTATATCCTTGATAAAAAAAGAATTGAAAATATCAGAAATATAACAGCTGAGTATTTAAAAATCTATTATGAGAGAAATCAAATATTAGATGTTGAAGCTACTTTTGCTGTAGAGCCATCTGAGGCTCAAAAATCTAAGTTAATAGCAAACTTAGAAAAGAAAACTGGTAAAAAAGTTAAACTGGCTATAAATATTGATAGAGCTATATTAGGAGGAGGTATCATTAGAATAGGTGATACTGTTATAGATGGTTCTATACGTAAAGAGCTAGAAAATATAAAGAAAAAGTAA
- the atpA gene encoding F0F1 ATP synthase subunit alpha, translating to MNIRPEEISSIIKNEIENYKKSLDIKTSGSVLEVGDGIARIYGLSSAMSGELLEFPHGVMGMALNLEEDNVGAVILGDFSLIKEGDEVKATGRVVSVPAGEAMLGRVVNALGEPIDGKGEIKPEKYMEIERKASGIISRKPVSEPLQTGIKSIDGMVPIGRGQRELIIGDRQTGKTAIAIDAIINQKGTGVKCIYVAIGQKRSTVAQIYKKLEDAGAMEYTTIVAATASEAAPLQYMAPYSGVAMGEYFMDKGEHVLIIYDDLSKHAVAYREMSLLLKRPPGREAYPGDVFYLHSRLLERAAKLSDKLGGGSITALPIIETQAGDVSAYIPTNVISITDGQIFLDSQLFNSGFRPAINAGISVSRVGGSAQIKAMKQVAAKVKLELAQYNELLTFAQFGSDLDKATKAQLERGHRIMEVLKQAQYKPYSVEEQVVSFFALINGYLDSVELEKVRRFESELMVELRNTTTILDEIKTKKALDKELEAKLGDAINAFKKNFN from the coding sequence TTGAACATTAGACCAGAAGAGATTAGCAGCATAATCAAAAATGAGATAGAAAACTACAAAAAAAGTCTAGATATAAAAACTTCAGGTTCAGTATTAGAAGTTGGAGACGGTATTGCTAGAATATATGGACTTAGCAGTGCAATGTCAGGAGAGCTTCTTGAGTTCCCACACGGAGTAATGGGAATGGCACTAAACCTAGAAGAGGATAACGTTGGAGCCGTTATTCTAGGAGACTTCTCTCTAATTAAAGAAGGAGATGAAGTTAAAGCTACTGGAAGAGTTGTTTCAGTTCCTGCAGGGGAAGCTATGTTAGGAAGAGTAGTTAATGCCCTTGGAGAACCAATTGATGGAAAAGGTGAAATAAAACCTGAAAAATACATGGAGATAGAGAGAAAAGCGTCAGGAATTATCTCTAGAAAACCTGTATCTGAACCACTACAAACAGGTATTAAATCAATAGATGGAATGGTACCTATTGGAAGAGGACAAAGGGAATTAATCATCGGAGACAGACAAACAGGAAAAACAGCTATAGCTATTGATGCTATTATCAACCAAAAAGGAACAGGGGTAAAATGTATCTATGTTGCTATTGGACAAAAAAGATCAACTGTAGCACAAATATATAAAAAGCTAGAAGATGCAGGAGCTATGGAGTACACTACTATCGTTGCTGCTACAGCGTCTGAAGCTGCACCATTACAATATATGGCACCATACTCAGGAGTAGCTATGGGAGAGTACTTCATGGATAAGGGAGAGCATGTATTAATAATATATGATGATCTTTCTAAACATGCGGTAGCTTATAGAGAGATGTCTCTATTACTTAAGAGACCACCTGGAAGAGAAGCTTACCCAGGAGACGTATTCTATCTACACTCAAGATTACTTGAAAGAGCAGCGAAACTATCTGATAAATTAGGTGGAGGATCAATAACAGCTCTTCCTATAATTGAAACACAAGCAGGGGACGTATCAGCATATATCCCTACAAACGTAATTTCAATTACAGATGGACAAATATTCCTAGATTCACAATTATTCAACTCAGGATTCAGACCAGCTATCAATGCCGGAATATCAGTTTCAAGGGTTGGGGGATCTGCTCAAATAAAAGCTATGAAACAAGTTGCTGCTAAAGTAAAACTTGAATTAGCACAATACAACGAGTTATTAACATTTGCTCAATTCGGTTCTGATCTAGATAAAGCTACAAAAGCTCAACTAGAAAGAGGACACAGAATAATGGAAGTATTAAAGCAAGCACAATACAAACCTTATTCAGTAGAAGAGCAAGTTGTTTCTTTCTTTGCTTTAATCAATGGATACTTAGATTCTGTTGAATTAGAAAAAGTAAGAAGATTTGAATCAGAATTAATGGTAGAATTAAGAAATACAACTACAATTCTTGATGAAATAAAAACTAAGAAGGCTTTAGATAAAGAGCTTGAAGCAAAATTAGGAGATGCTATAAACGCATTTAAAAAGAATTTTAACTAG
- the atpG gene encoding ATP synthase F1 subunit gamma yields the protein MAGAKEIKNRIKSVQSTHQITKAMEIVSTTKFKRFSALVVKSRPFAESIQTILSNIASGVKSEKHPLFDGRDKVKKIGVIVMTSDTGLCGSFNHATLKELEKIRKENSGKEVSVIAIGKKARDYCTKRNYDLKASYVQLVPETMGKKAQEISENIVEYYYEHIFDEVYVIYNKFVSALRSDLTVKKLIPIERVEAKENTSYIFEPDAESILSALLPKYLNVELYQALLNNAASEHSARKNSMKSATENAEEMITMLNLKYNRERQAAITQEITEIVGGAAALN from the coding sequence ATGGCTGGAGCTAAAGAGATAAAAAATAGAATAAAAAGTGTTCAGTCTACTCACCAAATTACTAAAGCCATGGAAATTGTTTCCACTACAAAATTTAAAAGATTTTCAGCTCTAGTTGTAAAATCAAGACCATTTGCAGAGAGTATTCAAACTATACTTTCAAATATAGCATCTGGTGTAAAAAGTGAAAAGCACCCTCTTTTTGATGGAAGAGATAAAGTTAAGAAGATAGGTGTAATAGTTATGACTTCTGATACAGGACTTTGTGGAAGTTTTAACCATGCAACACTAAAAGAGTTAGAAAAAATTAGAAAAGAGAATAGTGGAAAAGAGGTTTCAGTAATTGCTATCGGAAAGAAAGCAAGAGATTACTGTACTAAGAGAAATTATGACCTAAAAGCAAGCTATGTACAGCTTGTTCCTGAAACTATGGGTAAAAAAGCTCAAGAGATCAGTGAAAATATTGTAGAGTATTACTATGAACACATCTTTGATGAGGTATATGTAATATACAATAAATTTGTGTCAGCTCTTAGAAGTGACTTAACAGTTAAAAAACTTATTCCAATAGAAAGAGTAGAGGCTAAAGAAAATACTTCATATATTTTTGAACCAGATGCAGAATCAATATTATCTGCACTTCTTCCTAAATATTTAAATGTTGAGCTTTATCAAGCATTATTAAATAATGCTGCAAGTGAACATTCAGCTAGAAAGAACTCAATGAAGAGTGCTACTGAAAACGCAGAAGAGATGATAACAATGCTTAACTTGAAGTATAATAGAGAAAGACAAGCAGCAATCACACAAGAGATCACAGAGATCGTTGGTGGAGCTGCAGCTTTAAATTAA
- the atpD gene encoding F0F1 ATP synthase subunit beta produces MENKGTITQIISAVVDVAFKDKLPNIYNALKVKVDDKELVLEVQQHLGNNVIRAVAMDSTDGLQRGMEVIDTGAPIKVPVGKAVLGRILNVLGQPVDDNGPVETDEYLPIHRDAPSFEEQETETEIFETGIKVIDLLAPYIKGGKIGLFGGAGVGKTVLIMELINNIAKGHGGLSVFAGVGERTREGRDLYDEMTESGVLSKTSLVYGQMNEPPGARLRVALTGLTVAENFRDKEGQDVLLFIDNIFRFTQAGSEVSALLGRMPSAVGYQPNLATEMGALQERITSTKSGSITSVQAVYVPADDLTDPAPATTFSHLDATTVLSRQIASLGIYPAVDPLDSTSKALSADIVGNEHYNVAREVQEVLQRYKELQDIIAILGMDELSDEDKLTVSRARKIQRFFSQPFSVAEQFTGMEGKYVPVKETIRGFKEILEGKHDNIPEQAFLYVGTIEEAVAKARDLMKGDE; encoded by the coding sequence GTGGAAAACAAAGGAACTATAACTCAGATTATTAGTGCCGTTGTAGACGTTGCTTTTAAAGATAAATTGCCTAATATATACAATGCCTTAAAAGTAAAGGTTGATGATAAAGAGCTTGTACTAGAAGTACAACAACATTTAGGTAATAATGTAATAAGAGCGGTAGCAATGGATTCTACTGACGGACTACAAAGAGGTATGGAAGTAATAGATACTGGAGCACCTATAAAAGTTCCAGTAGGAAAAGCAGTATTAGGAAGAATCTTAAACGTTTTAGGACAACCAGTTGATGACAACGGACCAGTTGAAACAGATGAGTACTTACCAATACATAGAGATGCTCCAAGTTTTGAGGAGCAAGAAACAGAAACTGAAATATTCGAAACAGGAATCAAAGTAATTGACCTTTTAGCACCATATATTAAAGGGGGAAAAATCGGTCTATTCGGAGGAGCTGGAGTAGGAAAAACAGTTTTAATCATGGAGCTTATCAATAACATTGCTAAGGGACATGGAGGACTTTCAGTATTTGCTGGAGTAGGAGAAAGAACAAGAGAAGGAAGAGACCTTTATGATGAAATGACTGAATCAGGAGTTTTATCTAAAACATCTCTAGTTTATGGACAAATGAACGAGCCACCTGGAGCAAGACTTAGAGTTGCTCTAACAGGATTAACTGTAGCAGAGAACTTCAGAGATAAAGAGGGACAAGACGTTCTACTATTCATAGATAACATATTCAGATTTACACAAGCTGGATCTGAGGTATCAGCTCTATTAGGAAGAATGCCTTCTGCGGTTGGATATCAACCAAACCTTGCTACAGAGATGGGAGCTTTACAAGAAAGAATCACATCTACAAAATCTGGATCAATTACATCAGTTCAAGCTGTATACGTACCAGCGGATGACTTAACTGACCCAGCACCAGCAACAACATTCTCACACTTAGATGCTACAACAGTTTTATCTAGACAAATAGCATCTCTAGGAATCTATCCAGCAGTTGACCCATTAGATTCAACATCTAAAGCTTTATCTGCTGATATAGTTGGAAATGAGCACTATAATGTTGCCAGAGAAGTACAAGAAGTATTACAAAGATATAAAGAACTTCAAGATATCATTGCTATCCTAGGTATGGACGAGTTATCTGACGAAGATAAATTAACTGTATCAAGAGCAAGAAAAATTCAAAGATTCTTCTCTCAACCATTCTCAGTTGCTGAGCAATTTACAGGAATGGAAGGAAAATATGTTCCAGTAAAAGAGACAATCAGAGGATTTAAAGAGATATTAGAAGGTAAACATGACAATATCCCTGAACAAGCTTTCCTATATGTAGGAACAATAGAGGAGGCAGTAGCAAAGGCGAGAGACCTTATGAAAGGGGATGAATAG
- the atpC gene encoding ATP synthase F1 subunit epsilon, which translates to MATFKIKVVTYEEKVLEQEAEFVLVRTTEGDMGILPNHSPFIAGLSTGEMKIRFNGKEDKYFVSEGLLEISNNVVTIIASEAIPADQLDVERARKEVEELKAKLAKMQEDKDIMLTQQNLHKALMKVQVAEKLL; encoded by the coding sequence ATGGCTACATTTAAAATAAAAGTTGTAACTTATGAGGAAAAAGTTCTTGAGCAAGAAGCTGAATTTGTACTTGTAAGAACAACAGAGGGAGATATGGGAATACTACCAAACCACTCTCCATTTATAGCTGGACTTAGTACAGGAGAGATGAAAATAAGATTTAATGGAAAAGAGGATAAATACTTTGTTTCAGAAGGATTATTAGAAATCTCTAACAATGTAGTAACTATTATAGCTTCTGAAGCTATACCTGCTGATCAACTAGATGTTGAAAGAGCTAGAAAAGAAGTAGAAGAGTTAAAAGCAAAACTTGCTAAGATGCAAGAGGATAAAGATATCATGCTAACTCAACAAAATCTACACAAAGCATTGATGAAAGTACAAGTTGCAGAAAAATTATTATAG